The following coding sequences lie in one Methylotenera versatilis 301 genomic window:
- the ahpF gene encoding alkyl hydroperoxide reductase subunit F, with translation MALEAGIKTQLQTYLGMLREPIELVASLDDSAAAQEMRELLEEITSMSDKITLTNGDDARKPSFAVKRAAAHKDAGQSVGVRFAGIPMGHEFTSLVLALLHTGAHPMKLEAEKIAQIAAVEGKFHFETYISLSCHNCPDVVQAMNMMAVINPNITHVMIDGALYQDEVKAREIMSVPTIYLNGEVFGAGRMELDEILLKIDTGAAAREAKKIDAQAPYDVLVVGGGPAGASAAIYAARKGIRTGIVAERFGGQVMDTLGIENFISVQETEGPKLVAAFEEHVKSYDVDIMNLQRAVSLSEPGKDGNKNIDLIELKLESGGTLKSKVVILATGACWRELGVPGEKEYRGKGVAYCPHCDGPLFKGKPVAVVGGGNSGVEAAIDLAGFVAHVTLLQFDTVLKADAVLQKKLHSLPNVTIITSAQTTEVTGDGTKMNGLTYTDRITGESKHLALDAVFVQIGLLPNSDWLKGTVNLSKFGEVEVNHHNATSLPGVFAAGDVTTTPYKQIIIAMGEGAKAALGAFDYLIRQ, from the coding sequence ATGGCACTAGAAGCAGGTATCAAAACTCAATTACAAACATATTTAGGAATGTTGCGCGAGCCTATCGAGCTTGTTGCTTCATTAGATGACAGCGCAGCTGCACAAGAGATGCGTGAGTTACTAGAAGAAATTACTAGCATGTCAGACAAAATCACGCTGACAAATGGCGATGATGCCCGCAAGCCATCATTTGCGGTGAAACGTGCTGCTGCACACAAAGATGCGGGCCAATCAGTTGGTGTGCGCTTTGCTGGTATTCCTATGGGTCATGAATTTACCTCACTCGTATTGGCATTACTACATACTGGCGCTCACCCCATGAAATTAGAGGCTGAAAAAATCGCGCAAATTGCAGCGGTTGAAGGCAAGTTTCATTTTGAAACCTATATTTCTTTAAGCTGCCACAATTGCCCAGACGTTGTGCAAGCAATGAACATGATGGCAGTGATTAACCCCAACATCACCCACGTGATGATTGACGGTGCGCTTTATCAAGATGAAGTTAAAGCTAGAGAAATTATGTCTGTACCAACCATTTATTTAAATGGTGAAGTTTTTGGCGCAGGTCGTATGGAGCTAGACGAAATTTTATTGAAAATCGATACTGGCGCAGCAGCACGCGAGGCTAAAAAAATAGATGCACAAGCCCCTTATGATGTTCTAGTGGTTGGCGGTGGACCTGCGGGAGCTTCTGCTGCTATTTATGCAGCACGTAAAGGCATTAGAACGGGTATCGTGGCAGAACGTTTTGGTGGTCAGGTGATGGATACGCTAGGCATTGAAAACTTTATTTCTGTGCAAGAAACCGAAGGGCCGAAATTAGTTGCCGCATTTGAAGAGCACGTGAAAAGTTACGATGTCGATATTATGAACTTACAGCGTGCTGTGAGCCTGTCTGAACCGGGTAAAGATGGCAATAAAAATATCGATTTGATCGAACTAAAATTAGAAAGCGGCGGTACCCTAAAAAGTAAAGTGGTGATTCTAGCGACAGGCGCTTGTTGGCGCGAGCTGGGCGTGCCTGGTGAAAAGGAATATCGCGGTAAAGGCGTGGCCTATTGTCCGCATTGTGATGGCCCTTTGTTTAAAGGCAAGCCTGTTGCAGTGGTGGGTGGGGGTAACTCAGGTGTTGAAGCGGCGATTGATTTGGCAGGATTTGTGGCACATGTGACTTTATTGCAGTTTGATACAGTGCTAAAAGCCGATGCAGTGTTGCAGAAAAAACTACATTCTTTGCCTAATGTCACTATTATCACCAGCGCGCAAACGACTGAAGTGACTGGCGATGGCACTAAAATGAATGGCTTAACTTATACCGACCGCATTACTGGTGAAAGTAAGCATTTAGCGCTTGATGCGGTATTTGTGCAAATTGGTTTGTTGCCCAACAGCGATTGGTTAAAAGGCACGGTCAATTTAAGCAAGTTTGGTGAGGTTGAAGTAAATCATCACAACGCGACTTCATTACCTGGCGTGTTTGCTGCGGGCGATGTCACAACTACACCTTATAAGCAGATTATTATTGCGATGGGTGAAGGTGCAAAAGCCGCGTTGGGTGCGTTTGATTACTTAATTAGGCAGTAA
- the soxZ gene encoding thiosulfate oxidation carrier complex protein SoxZ — MASDNMKMRAQLKGDAASVGYTEVKVLMSHPMETGRKKDDFDRLIPAHFVQLVTATLNGKIVLEAQWGTGISKNPYLTFRLTGAKIGDTIAVTWHDNLGETATQNIIVT, encoded by the coding sequence ATGGCATCTGATAATATGAAAATGCGCGCTCAATTAAAGGGTGATGCAGCTTCTGTTGGTTACACCGAAGTAAAGGTTCTGATGAGCCATCCCATGGAAACTGGGCGCAAAAAAGATGATTTCGATAGATTGATTCCTGCGCATTTTGTGCAGTTAGTCACGGCAACTCTAAATGGAAAAATAGTGCTGGAGGCGCAGTGGGGAACGGGCATCTCAAAGAATCCGTATCTTACTTTTAGATTAACTGGCGCAAAAATTGGCGATACTATTGCTGTGACTTGGCATGACAATTTAGGCGAAACAGCTACGCAGAATATTATTGTCACTTAA
- a CDS encoding hemolysin family protein gives MSTHFLLIFIAFLLVLLNGFFVAAEFSLVKLRSTRVRTIAKTLGWRGRMLAKVHANLDTYLSACQLGITLSSLGLGWIGEPAFAALIEPLLLHIGVSSQKLIHSIAFIFAFFTISYLHIVLGELVPKSLAIRMSERVGIWTAPALYAFYWLMFPAIWLLNQSSNIVISALKLKTKAGHDSHYSSEELKLILRSSRASDEFSDDEWKVLAQAIDFRELEVSDLMHPFSEVVALFEEDSFDDNMDRILQHRYSRYPVVNGDGIVTGIIHIKDIFVALRKDADFTDIKSLARPIEQVPPTTHAMTLFRKLQKGAPHFTVVGYEDAAPIGYITLDNLLSALVGDIRDEFRQSQSEWAKLDDGSLLGKGSLPLNTLERTLGIDIESEDADTIAGLVLWALGDIPKEGQRVQFTAFDVVVKKMIGPRILLVRVYPKNQVSEPPSQH, from the coding sequence ATGAGCACTCATTTTTTATTAATTTTTATCGCATTTCTATTAGTATTACTGAATGGTTTTTTTGTAGCAGCAGAATTTAGTTTAGTTAAACTCCGTAGCACCCGCGTGCGCACGATTGCAAAAACCTTAGGCTGGCGCGGCAGAATGTTAGCCAAAGTTCATGCCAATTTAGATACCTACTTATCTGCCTGCCAGCTAGGCATCACATTATCTTCACTCGGACTTGGCTGGATAGGCGAGCCTGCTTTTGCAGCGCTAATCGAACCCTTGCTCTTACATATTGGCGTTTCTAGTCAAAAACTCATTCACAGTATCGCCTTCATTTTTGCTTTTTTTACCATTTCTTATTTGCACATCGTACTTGGCGAACTGGTGCCAAAATCATTGGCTATTCGTATGTCCGAAAGAGTCGGCATTTGGACAGCGCCCGCTTTGTATGCATTTTATTGGTTGATGTTTCCTGCTATTTGGCTGCTTAACCAAAGCTCAAATATTGTGATCAGTGCCTTGAAACTGAAAACCAAAGCGGGACACGACTCACATTACTCCTCCGAAGAGCTGAAATTGATTTTACGCAGCTCACGCGCCAGTGACGAATTTAGCGATGATGAATGGAAAGTGCTCGCACAAGCCATTGACTTTAGAGAGTTGGAAGTGTCGGATTTAATGCATCCGTTTAGTGAAGTGGTTGCGTTATTCGAAGAAGATTCATTTGACGATAACATGGATCGTATCTTGCAACATCGCTACAGCCGTTATCCAGTTGTGAATGGCGATGGCATCGTGACTGGCATCATTCATATTAAAGACATTTTTGTGGCTTTGCGTAAAGATGCCGATTTTACTGATATTAAAAGCCTCGCACGACCAATTGAACAAGTACCGCCAACCACGCATGCCATGACGTTATTCAGAAAACTACAAAAAGGTGCGCCTCATTTTACTGTGGTCGGCTATGAAGATGCAGCACCGATTGGTTACATTACCTTAGATAATTTACTGTCAGCGTTGGTTGGCGATATTCGTGATGAATTCAGGCAATCGCAAAGTGAATGGGCTAAATTAGACGATGGCTCGTTGCTGGGCAAAGGCTCATTACCACTGAATACCTTAGAGCGCACATTGGGTATTGATATTGAATCAGAAGATGCCGATACCATCGCAGGGCTTGTACTGTGGGCGCTTGGCGACATTCCTAAAGAAGGTCAGCGTGTACAATTCACGGCTTTTGATGTGGTGGTGAAGAAAATGATAGGACCTCGCATTTTACTGGTAAGAGTTTACCCAAAAAATCAGGTAAGTGAACCACCTTCGCAGCATTAA
- a CDS encoding HdaA/DnaA family protein — MKQLLLDIKPAAPPTLLNFIAGRNDEALASLNAVASNSAQSKFIYLWGEAGSGKSHLLSACEAIGMQVVDNVHLLNNDAQIDLFNIYNQLKESGGTLITAGLHAPTQMGLRDDLATRLAWGLVYQLHPLNDAEKALALQNHAAERGIRLPTEVVDYCLRYLRRDLSTLMATLDALDEWSLTTKKPVTVPLLRQLLQLNLEA, encoded by the coding sequence ATGAAACAGCTCTTACTCGACATCAAGCCTGCGGCTCCGCCCACGCTACTTAACTTTATCGCTGGGCGTAATGACGAGGCACTTGCTAGTTTAAACGCAGTCGCTAGCAATTCTGCTCAGTCAAAATTTATCTACTTATGGGGCGAAGCAGGTAGTGGTAAAAGTCATTTATTATCGGCCTGCGAGGCAATAGGCATGCAGGTGGTAGACAATGTGCATTTGCTAAACAATGATGCACAAATTGATTTATTTAATATTTACAATCAACTTAAGGAAAGTGGCGGCACACTTATAACCGCTGGTTTGCATGCGCCAACACAAATGGGACTGCGTGACGATTTAGCTACCCGTTTGGCTTGGGGTTTGGTGTATCAGCTACATCCACTCAACGATGCCGAAAAAGCTTTGGCGCTGCAAAATCATGCGGCGGAGCGTGGTATACGCTTACCCACCGAAGTCGTGGACTACTGCTTACGTTACCTTAGACGTGATTTATCGACCTTAATGGCAACATTAGATGCCCTAGACGAATGGTCGCTCACGACTAAAAAGCCCGTTACTGTGCCTCTGCTGCGACAGTTACTGCAACTGAATTTAGAAGCCTAA
- a CDS encoding AI-2E family transporter: MTTEPKKTAAKNLFIDNRWLIITAIFAFIIYLLLPILTPFLVAAILAYMCDPLVDRLCLVGVGKFRIGRTLATVLVMAGIFGIITLLLLILIPLLQKESLLIAERLPSTINNIRTTVEPWLQSKFGISFAIDGAQIQDIITKNWKTAGGLLGDVLMMAGNNGMALIGIIANILLLPVVLFYLLRDWDIFVARIGQLIPREWHDKTTNIASEIDQVLAEFLRGQLSVMLAMSAFYAIGLWFAGLDMALPIGLVAGLLGFVPYLGFALGVVLALVVAALEFTSFGQLIPVLIVFSLGQLVESMVLTPKLVGDRIGLHPVVVIFALLAGGQLFGFAGVLLALPVSAAIAVGLRHTKDNYLNSDTYLN, from the coding sequence ATGACGACTGAACCCAAAAAAACAGCAGCAAAAAATCTATTTATCGATAATCGCTGGTTAATTATTACTGCGATTTTTGCATTTATTATTTATTTATTGCTTCCAATACTAACGCCATTCTTAGTCGCAGCGATTCTAGCTTATATGTGCGATCCACTGGTTGATAGGCTTTGCTTGGTTGGTGTAGGTAAATTTAGGATAGGTCGCACGCTGGCTACCGTGCTGGTGATGGCAGGTATTTTCGGCATTATCACTTTACTGCTGCTTATTCTCATTCCGCTATTACAAAAAGAATCTCTGTTGATTGCTGAACGCTTACCCAGCACCATCAACAATATCCGCACTACGGTTGAACCCTGGTTACAAAGCAAGTTTGGTATTAGTTTTGCCATTGATGGCGCACAGATTCAAGACATCATCACCAAAAACTGGAAAACTGCTGGTGGACTACTTGGCGATGTGTTGATGATGGCAGGCAATAACGGCATGGCGCTCATTGGCATTATTGCGAATATATTACTTTTACCTGTAGTGCTGTTTTATTTATTGCGTGATTGGGATATCTTTGTAGCACGCATAGGTCAGCTGATTCCACGTGAATGGCATGATAAAACAACCAATATTGCCAGTGAAATTGACCAAGTGTTAGCTGAATTCTTACGCGGACAACTTTCAGTCATGCTCGCCATGAGCGCTTTTTATGCCATAGGCCTGTGGTTTGCAGGATTAGATATGGCCTTGCCGATTGGCTTAGTGGCTGGCCTATTAGGCTTTGTGCCTTATTTAGGATTCGCACTGGGCGTAGTTCTAGCCTTAGTTGTTGCTGCGCTTGAGTTCACCAGTTTCGGCCAATTGATTCCAGTATTGATTGTATTTAGCCTAGGCCAGTTGGTAGAAAGCATGGTGCTTACGCCCAAATTAGTTGGCGACCGCATCGGTTTACACCCTGTTGTTGTGATTTTTGCTTTGCTCGCTGGCGGTCAATTATTTGGCTTTGCTGGCGTGTTACTTGCCTTACCAGTGAGCGCGGCGATTGCTGTTGGCTTGCGTCACACCAAAGACAATTACCTCAATAGCGATACTTATCTCAACTAG
- the nhaA gene encoding Na+/H+ antiporter NhaA — translation MNKASITLSNTFNRFFDSEKSSGILLIVFTLVSILLANSPIGHEYLSLWQIHVAGLSLEHWINDGLMVIFFLLIGLELEREIYVGELSNFKNALLPIFAAIGGMLVPALIHYSFNQSTPTQNGIGIPMATDIAFALGVLAILGNRIPASLKVFVVAFAVIDDLGAIVLIAVFYTAKFSVSYLLAALLVWAVLILLNRLFRVMSLLPYLVGGVIMWFFMLKSGIHATVAGIMLAFAIPFSVKDDDQKSPSHKLEHFLHKPVAFIILPIFALANTGITIEAGWMNDLMSANSLGIMLGLILGKPLGVGLLCFVAVITGICHLPADLKWRHIIGAGILGGIGFTMSIFITNLAFPASIETINAAKMAILLASLSAGVLGFIWFKLFTKIATSD, via the coding sequence ATGAATAAAGCTTCAATCACACTATCAAACACCTTCAATCGGTTTTTTGATTCAGAAAAATCAAGTGGCATTTTGCTGATTGTCTTTACGCTCGTTTCGATTCTGCTGGCTAACTCACCCATAGGGCATGAGTATTTAAGTCTTTGGCAAATCCATGTCGCAGGTTTAAGTCTAGAACACTGGATTAACGATGGGCTGATGGTGATATTCTTTCTGCTGATTGGTTTAGAGCTGGAGCGCGAGATTTACGTCGGCGAGTTATCCAACTTCAAAAACGCGTTACTGCCCATTTTTGCGGCCATTGGCGGCATGCTAGTTCCCGCGCTGATTCACTATTCATTTAATCAATCAACGCCTACACAAAACGGTATCGGCATACCCATGGCGACTGATATTGCGTTTGCACTTGGTGTTTTAGCTATACTAGGTAATAGAATCCCAGCCTCGTTAAAAGTGTTTGTCGTGGCTTTTGCCGTGATAGACGACTTAGGTGCAATTGTATTGATTGCAGTTTTCTACACAGCTAAATTTTCTGTGAGCTATCTGTTAGCAGCTTTATTGGTTTGGGCGGTGCTGATTTTGCTCAATCGACTATTTCGAGTGATGTCCTTACTGCCGTACCTCGTTGGTGGCGTTATCATGTGGTTTTTTATGCTCAAATCAGGCATTCACGCCACGGTAGCTGGCATTATGTTGGCATTTGCCATTCCATTTTCTGTGAAAGATGACGATCAGAAGTCGCCCTCACATAAGCTAGAACATTTTTTACACAAACCCGTTGCGTTCATTATTCTGCCAATATTTGCCTTGGCAAACACGGGCATCACCATAGAGGCTGGTTGGATGAACGATTTAATGAGTGCTAACAGCCTAGGTATTATGTTGGGCCTGATACTCGGTAAGCCATTGGGCGTAGGTTTGCTTTGTTTCGTTGCTGTCATCACTGGCATCTGTCACTTGCCAGCAGACTTGAAATGGCGACATATTATTGGTGCGGGCATACTCGGTGGGATAGGATTTACCATGTCCATTTTTATCACTAATCTTGCATTTCCTGCCAGTATTGAAACCATTAATGCCGCCAAGATGGCGATTTTACTGGCCTCACTTTCAGCAGGTGTGCTTGGTTTTATTTGGTTTAAGCTATTTACAAAGATAGCAACCAGCGATTAG
- the soxY gene encoding thiosulfate oxidation carrier protein SoxY: MQRRDFIRLISGAFALAFIAPMNAFAAIWNKAAFETTKLNEAEKNLEINDEKPSEHILITLPDKAENGAIVQIEVKSNIPNTETISILVEKNPTPLIAHFKFSNGTEPFVVTRIKMAETSDVKVVVKAGNQYFTNAKGVVVLENGCG; this comes from the coding sequence ATGCAACGTAGAGATTTTATAAGGCTCATATCTGGTGCTTTTGCCCTGGCTTTTATTGCGCCCATGAATGCGTTTGCCGCAATATGGAATAAGGCTGCGTTTGAAACTACTAAGTTAAATGAAGCGGAAAAAAACTTAGAAATTAATGACGAAAAGCCTAGCGAACATATTTTGATTACCTTGCCAGATAAAGCGGAAAATGGCGCGATTGTTCAAATTGAGGTCAAAAGTAATATTCCCAACACTGAAACTATTTCTATTTTAGTAGAAAAAAATCCAACGCCGCTCATAGCGCACTTCAAATTCAGTAACGGCACCGAGCCTTTTGTGGTTACGCGCATCAAAATGGCAGAGACTTCAGATGTAAAAGTGGTTGTGAAGGCTGGCAATCAATATTTTACTAACGCTAAAGGCGTCGTCGTGCTAGAAAACGGGTGTGGTTAA
- a CDS encoding phospholipase D family protein, which translates to MIDFKLALKILAVAFICFAQMAIATPELTYIDNQIAAHPNQSGIYVLDKGEDALLARAWLADHAEKTIEVQYFIWSTDNIGILASEALLRAADRGVKVRVIVDDLLIDAPDKSLLALAKHPNVEIHIYNPKHSVGTPFYKRLMNIVVNFRGVNQRMHDKTFIVDGKLAITGGRNMAAEYFDYNQKYNFRDRDALLLGDVAKDMQASFEKFWHSPLSAPVEDLYDGLGLMQKHVTVKDDEIQKIYSDLHDYANSPENFTPENRKAISDMPKAFAALAEKIIWTPIQFISDTPGKNNYKYIMGGGGFTTQKLAQLVENAQTQIVIQSPYLVMSSQAKKLFKDALKRGVKVRINTNSLASTDNLEAFSGYRNQRDQLIKMGIEVYEYKPDPQIKQKLVQHVLPKDAKPPVFAIHAKTMVVDAKTVFIGTFNFDPRSQNLNTEVGVIVQNEALANNVQTAIETDMQPENSWSAATDNPDQYATGAKRRKVAALQLTPIKPLL; encoded by the coding sequence GTGATTGACTTTAAGTTAGCACTAAAAATATTAGCGGTTGCGTTTATTTGCTTTGCGCAAATGGCTATCGCCACTCCTGAGCTTACTTATATTGACAATCAAATTGCCGCTCACCCTAATCAAAGCGGCATCTATGTGCTGGATAAAGGCGAAGATGCTTTACTGGCGCGCGCGTGGCTGGCTGACCACGCAGAGAAAACTATCGAAGTACAATACTTCATCTGGAGTACCGATAACATTGGCATATTAGCCTCAGAAGCCCTACTGCGTGCGGCTGATAGAGGTGTGAAAGTACGCGTCATCGTTGATGATTTATTAATCGATGCGCCTGATAAATCGTTACTGGCACTCGCTAAACATCCAAACGTCGAGATTCACATCTATAACCCAAAACATTCAGTAGGCACGCCATTTTACAAACGCTTGATGAATATCGTCGTGAATTTTCGCGGTGTTAATCAGCGCATGCACGATAAAACTTTTATCGTAGATGGCAAACTGGCTATTACTGGCGGGCGCAATATGGCCGCTGAATATTTTGACTATAACCAAAAATATAACTTCCGCGACCGCGATGCCTTACTGCTTGGCGATGTGGCAAAAGACATGCAAGCAAGCTTCGAAAAGTTTTGGCATAGTCCACTTAGCGCGCCAGTGGAAGACTTGTATGATGGCTTAGGGCTGATGCAGAAACACGTCACTGTCAAAGATGATGAAATCCAGAAAATCTACAGTGACTTGCACGATTACGCTAACTCACCTGAAAATTTTACGCCTGAGAATCGCAAGGCGATTAGTGACATGCCGAAAGCTTTTGCTGCGCTAGCCGAAAAAATCATTTGGACACCGATTCAGTTTATTAGCGACACACCAGGTAAAAACAATTACAAATACATTATGGGTGGCGGTGGCTTCACCACGCAAAAATTAGCGCAATTAGTTGAAAATGCGCAAACGCAAATTGTGATTCAATCACCTTATTTAGTCATGTCTAGCCAAGCGAAGAAGTTGTTTAAAGACGCGTTAAAACGTGGCGTTAAAGTGCGCATCAACACCAACTCATTGGCTTCTACTGACAATTTAGAAGCCTTTAGTGGCTACCGTAACCAGCGTGATCAACTTATCAAAATGGGTATCGAAGTTTACGAATATAAGCCTGACCCGCAAATTAAACAAAAATTGGTGCAACACGTTTTGCCTAAAGATGCCAAGCCACCAGTATTCGCGATTCATGCTAAAACTATGGTGGTTGATGCTAAAACAGTATTTATCGGCACTTTTAATTTTGATCCACGCTCACAAAATTTAAATACCGAAGTAGGTGTGATTGTGCAAAATGAAGCATTGGCTAATAATGTGCAAACTGCCATTGAAACCGATATGCAGCCTGAAAATAGCTGGAGTGCAGCCACTGACAATCCAGACCAATATGCGACAGGTGCGAAACGTCGTAAAGTCGCAGCATTGCAATTAACACCAATTAAGCCATTGTTGTAA
- the ahpC gene encoding alkyl hydroperoxide reductase subunit C, protein MSLINTQVQPFKAQAFHNGKFIEVSDVSMKGKWSVVIFMPAAFTFNCPTEVEDAADNYAEFQKAGAEVYIVTTDTQFSHKVWHETSPAVGKAQFPLVGDPTHQLTRAFDVHIEEEGLALRGTFVINPEGVIKTVEIHSNEIARDVKETLRKLKAAQFTAANPGQVCPAKWQEGAKTITPSLDLVGKI, encoded by the coding sequence ATGTCATTAATCAATACACAAGTTCAACCATTTAAAGCACAAGCGTTTCATAACGGTAAATTTATCGAAGTGAGCGATGTGAGTATGAAAGGCAAATGGTCTGTAGTGATTTTTATGCCAGCTGCATTTACATTTAACTGTCCTACAGAAGTTGAAGATGCTGCTGATAACTATGCAGAATTCCAAAAAGCAGGTGCTGAAGTGTATATCGTCACAACAGATACACAGTTCTCACACAAAGTATGGCACGAAACTTCACCAGCAGTAGGTAAAGCACAATTCCCACTAGTTGGCGATCCTACACACCAATTGACACGTGCGTTTGACGTGCATATTGAAGAAGAAGGTTTAGCATTACGCGGTACTTTTGTGATTAATCCAGAAGGCGTGATTAAAACAGTAGAAATCCACAGCAATGAAATTGCACGTGATGTAAAAGAAACACTACGCAAGTTAAAAGCAGCTCAATTTACTGCTGCTAACCCAGGTCAAGTTTGCCCAGCTAAATGGCAAGAAGGCGCTAAAACAATCACGCCTTCACTAGACCTAGTAGGCAAAATCTAA
- a CDS encoding NAD(P)/FAD-dependent oxidoreductase — translation MLRITEIKLPLDHQPSEINAAIVKKLAINKADLVEYTIFKRGVDARKANAILLVYSLDVTVNGEAKVLAKLGKDPHVKLAPDTSYKFVAQAPETLKERPVIVGLGPAGLFAALILAQSGFKPIVLERGKAVRERTKDTWDLWRKSKLNPESNVQFGEGGAGTFSDGKLYSQIKDPNHYGRKVLNEFVKAGAPEEILYVSHPHIGTFRLVGMVEEMRNNIIALGGEIRFQCKVEDIEITDNQVQAVVLASGERIATNHLILAVGHSARDTFEMIHKRGIYIEAKPFSIGFRIEHPQSLIDAARHGPNAQHPILGAADYKLVHHASNGRSVYSFCMCPGGTVVAAASEEGRVVTNGMSQYSRNERNANAGIVVGITPDEDYPGHPLAGMELQRKWESQAYLLGGSTYQAPGQLVGDFLANQPSTQFGEVTPSYTPGVHLTNLDTVLPEYVITAIREAIPQFAKQIKGFDMADAILTGVETRTSSPIRIKRNDDNLQSINTKGLYPTGEGAGYAGGILSAGVDGIRIAEAVALSMAGR, via the coding sequence ATGCTTAGAATCACTGAAATCAAATTACCGCTTGACCATCAACCCAGCGAAATCAACGCCGCCATTGTTAAAAAACTGGCAATTAATAAGGCTGATTTAGTCGAATATACCATTTTTAAACGTGGTGTAGATGCGCGTAAAGCCAATGCAATTTTGTTAGTCTACTCGCTTGATGTCACGGTGAACGGTGAGGCTAAAGTGTTAGCCAAATTAGGTAAAGATCCACACGTTAAACTTGCGCCAGATACTTCTTATAAATTTGTAGCGCAAGCACCAGAAACACTTAAAGAAAGACCAGTAATCGTCGGTTTAGGCCCTGCTGGTCTTTTTGCTGCGCTTATTTTGGCACAATCTGGCTTCAAACCTATCGTACTAGAACGTGGTAAAGCGGTGCGTGAGCGTACCAAAGACACTTGGGATTTATGGCGTAAATCTAAGCTTAACCCAGAATCTAATGTGCAATTTGGTGAAGGTGGTGCAGGCACATTCTCTGACGGCAAACTATATAGCCAAATTAAAGACCCTAACCATTATGGTCGCAAAGTATTAAATGAGTTTGTTAAAGCAGGCGCGCCAGAAGAGATTTTATACGTCAGTCATCCGCATATCGGCACGTTCCGGTTGGTCGGTATGGTAGAAGAAATGCGTAACAATATTATCGCGCTTGGTGGTGAAATACGCTTCCAATGTAAAGTCGAAGATATTGAGATTACAGACAATCAAGTGCAAGCCGTGGTGCTGGCTAGCGGTGAACGCATTGCCACGAATCACCTGATTCTGGCTGTTGGGCATAGCGCTCGTGACACTTTTGAGATGATACACAAACGCGGTATTTATATTGAAGCCAAGCCATTTTCCATCGGCTTCCGTATCGAACATCCGCAATCACTTATTGATGCCGCACGCCACGGTCCTAACGCTCAACACCCAATTTTAGGCGCTGCTGATTACAAACTGGTACACCACGCAAGTAACGGTCGCAGTGTTTACAGCTTTTGCATGTGCCCAGGTGGCACCGTGGTAGCTGCGGCATCTGAAGAGGGTCGCGTGGTAACCAACGGCATGAGTCAATATTCACGTAACGAGCGTAATGCGAATGCTGGTATAGTAGTTGGCATCACGCCTGATGAGGATTATCCAGGTCATCCACTCGCGGGTATGGAATTACAGCGCAAGTGGGAAAGCCAAGCTTACTTATTGGGTGGCAGTACTTACCAAGCACCAGGACAATTAGTTGGCGACTTTTTAGCGAATCAACCTTCAACTCAATTTGGCGAAGTCACACCTTCGTACACTCCCGGCGTGCATCTGACCAACTTGGATACCGTTCTACCTGAATACGTGATTACGGCAATTCGTGAAGCGATACCACAGTTTGCTAAACAAATTAAAGGTTTCGATATGGCAGATGCGATACTCACTGGCGTTGAAACGCGCACCTCATCGCCGATTCGGATTAAACGTAACGATGACAACTTGCAAAGCATTAATACCAAAGGCTTGTACCCTACTGGCGAAGGCGCTGGCTATGCTGGCGGCATTCTTTCCGCGGGTGTTGACGGCATAAGAATCGCTGAGGCAGTAGCATTGAGTATGGCAGGACGTTAA